Genomic segment of Halostella limicola:
CCGCAGGCCGGACAGCGGGGAGCCTCGTCGAGTTCCTCGGCGGGCGCGTCCGTTTCCCACTCGTGGTCGCAGTCGTCGCAGCGTGCGTCGGCCATCGGTCACGCGTACGCGGCCGTCGGCCGAAAGCGTTTGCACCGGTGCGGCGACGGCCCAGAGGCGTCTCGGCGACGAGCGCCGACCCGCGTCACGTCCCGAAGCACCTGACAATAGACGTTTCACCGGCGTTCTCGTAGTGGCTGGCGTAATGGCTCGCGACGAGAG
This window contains:
- a CDS encoding zinc ribbon domain-containing protein, with protein sequence MADARCDDCDHEWETDAPAEELDEAPRCPACGSEAVDVETSDGWFMVWR